The following nucleotide sequence is from Deltaproteobacteria bacterium.
GCGCCGAATCGGTCTCGCTCACCGATTCGATGAAAACCGTTTTCAGCCAGGGAAGCTTGGATTCCGCATATTTTCTGCCCAGGTCGTGCGCATGCGAGAAACCGTAGTCACCCACCGGCCCGACATAGATGAAGCCGGCTTTCATCGTTTTTTCCTCGGCCGAGGCAAAGCCGGAAACCATCAGAACACACAGGGACGCAGCCAACACCTTCAACAATGTTCTCATATTTTATCTCCCCTTTCATTCCCAAGTAAACAAACGCTAAAGAACGCACTCCAATTCAATATATTGCTTGACGCACGTATCGCCGCAACCCACTGTTCCGGCAGACGTAAAATGAATTAATACGACAGTCCGGTCCATCAAGTCAACATCTGGATTGACCCCGTCTTTAAGATTGTTTTTATTGACTTTCTCCTCTATATATGTTCTTCTTTAAGTTTACTAAAATCGATTTCCGGTGTTTCAGGAGGTGCAGCGTGTACGGTATAGAAGCAATCAACGCCTACAACGGATGGGCCATGGCGCTCGCCGGTGCGCTCATTGTCATGTGCGGACTGGCGGTGTTGTCTTTTGTCATCTCGAAACTTCACATCGTCGTCGACCTGATGGAAAAACGGAAACAGGACTCTCCTGACGCGAGCCTTGCCATCCCGTCAGCATCGTCCAAACCGGCGCTCACGGCAGAACACGATCTTTCCAATCTGGAGTCAAGCGTGGCCTGTTATTACACAGAAACCGCCAAACTGGGAAAAACCTTCACCCTGCAGGACCTGTTCGCCGTTTTCAGAGAGTGCGATTTTCCCCATCCGCACCTGACCATTCGCTCGCTCAAAGAAAAGGGCCTTTTGATACCGGCCGGCGAAGGCCTGTTCACCTGGAAGGGCTGAACAAGGAACGCTTCGCTGTTCACATAGAAACAAGCGTGGATAGAATCATCCGTTAACATTTGATAAATTAACGAAAGTGTATCTGCCATGGAACTTTTAATTCAATTTCTTTCAAATACCGGGTACTATCTTGCCGACTACCGTCATGTTATCATGCTCTGCGTTGCCTGCGTCTTCCTGTACCTGGCCATCGCGAAAGAGTATGAGCCGTTGCTGCTTTTGCCCATCGGCTTCGGGATCATTGTGGGCAATGTCCCCTTTTTCAAGGGATTCGGATTGGGCATCTATGAACCCAACTCCGTGCTTCACTATCTCTATTTCGGTGTGACCACCGGTATCTATCCGTCTATCGTCTTTCTGGGCCTGGGAGCCATGACCGACTTTTCCTCGCTGCTGCTGAGGCCGAAATTGATGCTGCTGGGCGCCGCAGCCCAGATGGGCATTTATTTCACGCTGCTCAGCGCCCTGGCGCTGGGATTCATGCCCAAGGAGGCCGCATCCATTGCCATCATCGGCGGTGCCGACGGCCCCACTTCCATATTTCTTACCGCCAAGCTGGCGCCACACCTGATCGGCCCCATCGCCATTGCCGCATACTCCTACATGGCCCTCATTCCCATTATTCAACCACCGATCATGCGGCTGTTGACCACCAAAAAGGAACGCCTCATTCGAATGCCTGAAGATGAACGCACGGTTTCCAGAAAAGAACTGCTTATTTTTCCCGTTATCGGCGTGATCCTGTGCTGCTTTCTGGCACCCGCTTCCATACCGTTGCTGGGGACTTTCTTTTTCGGCAACATCTTGCGCGTTTCGGGGGTGGTTGACCGGCTGGCCAAAACCGCGAGCTCGGCCATCATAGACACCGCCACCATATTCCTCGGTTTCACCGTTGGCGCCAGCACCCAGGCCGATGTGTTTCTGACCCCCAAGTCGGTGGGAATTTTCGCTTTGGGGGCGATTGCTTTCAGCATTGCGACCGCTTCCGGGGTTCTTTTCGCCAAAATCCTGAACCTGTTTTCCAAAAGCAAGATCAACCCCCTTTTGGGGGCTGCCGGTGTGTCCGCCGTTCCCGGATCGGCACGGGAGGTTCACCTGGTGGGACAGCATGAGGATCCGGGGAATTACCTCTTGATGCACGCCATGGCCTGCAATTCATCGGGCGTCATCGGATCGGCCATCTGTGCTGGCATTTTGTGGAGCTTCATGGTATAATCCTTTCATACCTTCACCCAATCGAGCTGATTGTTAACAAGTATAAGGCTTGAATCTTATCGCTATTTTTATAGCGTTTGGAAGCGCCTGCCGCGGATATTGTCGATCAATATCGATTACCCACGGCAGCTCATATTTCCAAACGTTATTCCACCAAACGCTATAAGGGAAGGGGGTAAAGATGCTTGCGAAAGTATTGATCAAGAGGCAATTCAAGGACGGTCACACCCAGGAAATCGTCAACCTTCTAAACGATCTGCGCTCAGCCGCCATGCGGCAACCCGGCTACATTTCCGGTCTGACCCTTATGCTGCCGGAAAACCCGAACATCATGCTGGTTATCGGGACCTGGCAGACCATAGATGACTGGATCCGATGGAAAGGCAATGCCGAACGGACCCGGCTGGAAGCCATGCTCGATATCTACCAGGAGGGCCCGACACAATACGAGGCCTATGTCGTGGGCACCGGATTCAGCCAATAGTGCCCAGGCAATCGTCCTCTTCCCGGCTTAAGATCAGGCTTTTATCACCGGATTACCATAAGCACCGCTTCGCGGATGGCTCCGGTAATGCGGCCCATCATTCAGACCGCGGCCTTTCATGAAATCCGTACTTTTCCCTTGTAAGCACCGTCCTAAAAAGCTATAAGTAATTCCTTTAATATTTTTCTATTATAATCAATTCAGATGGTTATCTCCACCTGAGGAAGGATACAGCTATGGGGTTTTTGTCACCGACGACATCCCTGACCCGCTACCGAGTCGAAGGCAAGCTCGACGACCCGGTGATGGACAATATCTGCAGAGGGCTCACCGGAAACG
It contains:
- a CDS encoding OadG family protein, translating into MYGIEAINAYNGWAMALAGALIVMCGLAVLSFVISKLHIVVDLMEKRKQDSPDASLAIPSASSKPALTAEHDLSNLESSVACYYTETAKLGKTFTLQDLFAVFRECDFPHPHLTIRSLKEKGLLIPAGEGLFTWKG
- a CDS encoding sodium ion-translocating decarboxylase subunit beta; the encoded protein is MELLIQFLSNTGYYLADYRHVIMLCVACVFLYLAIAKEYEPLLLLPIGFGIIVGNVPFFKGFGLGIYEPNSVLHYLYFGVTTGIYPSIVFLGLGAMTDFSSLLLRPKLMLLGAAAQMGIYFTLLSALALGFMPKEAASIAIIGGADGPTSIFLTAKLAPHLIGPIAIAAYSYMALIPIIQPPIMRLLTTKKERLIRMPEDERTVSRKELLIFPVIGVILCCFLAPASIPLLGTFFFGNILRVSGVVDRLAKTASSAIIDTATIFLGFTVGASTQADVFLTPKSVGIFALGAIAFSIATASGVLFAKILNLFSKSKINPLLGAAGVSAVPGSAREVHLVGQHEDPGNYLLMHAMACNSSGVIGSAICAGILWSFMV
- a CDS encoding antibiotic biosynthesis monooxygenase — encoded protein: MLAKVLIKRQFKDGHTQEIVNLLNDLRSAAMRQPGYISGLTLMLPENPNIMLVIGTWQTIDDWIRWKGNAERTRLEAMLDIYQEGPTQYEAYVVGTGFSQ